Below is a window of Perca flavescens isolate YP-PL-M2 chromosome 12, PFLA_1.0, whole genome shotgun sequence DNA.
atagttcctggtttgtttagggaaaacaaaacatattttgtcacttattcggagcagtaggattgctggaaccattcacctgcatgttctgtgctggccgcacggagatgagaaggatatgtatcgacttgtgtTAATCTGGgcgttacggtgaataagctaaattcccaataagtcggcgtgttcctttaagttggGCAAAGAATGCTCTTTCTCCATTAGAAAATAGTTAAATAATTGAGTTTCTGAACATTCATCATTTAAAAAACCCCATTATGCATTATatatttctataaaaaaaaaattagtagATAAAAGCAAGTGTTACTTCATGGGAGTCCAGTGATATGTGGTTCTTCTGAGCTctgaaaacacttttttcctGATGCGGTCTTCCAGCAATTGTTCATCTATATCTGCAATATAAAAAGTGCATTTACTTTTCTAAGTTGCTGCATTATGTAATCTCTTTGCAGTTATTATACAGCCATTATTTCTTTAATTCATGTGTTGcccacctcctctcctctccatcgCTTTCTCCCAAAGTTCCTTCTCCAGGCTCACAGCTTTCTGCCTCAGAGTCAAAGTCTCGACGGCTTGTTTTCTGCTCCACAGGAAGTTTGTGAGGCTACGAGAGCGATCCGGCAGCCGGGGCACCTGAGCTCCTACCGGTGCAGAGATTGAAGAGCCGCACAGTGAAGCTATGGAAAACATTTGGCACGCAAACTGACCGGCCACATTCATAACGGACACCTACCGTGAATAATCGAGCGTGCAGCCGTCTGGAGTTTGTCAGGTAGGCGCAGAGTTTTTAGGTTGGTCACACCTGGGTGCTTCCTGTGTGGTTCTCCTTTAAGGAAATCTACCTGGGACTGCAGCTGAGAAGCTGCACTCATTCCCTGAGGATGACAAATGAAAACAAGGTTTTTCTTTACGCATTCACACTGATACAGGACTCTGAGGTGAAGCAGAAGTTTTGTCGCTTCTGCCATAGCACTGCTGAACAAACTATCTCGCTGACTCTGTATAGATCCGGTGTCATTGTCGTGAATGTGGTTGTTTCTATGTGTCACCTGTCTTTATGTTATCTGTtgatgtatttgtctgtgtataTTGCCGTGTGCATGTACAGACTGTGAAAACAGATGTCCCTCATGGGACaatacatatctatctatctgtaccACCCCCTTTAAGCTCTAGTGAGTTAGCAGTAACCAACCTCCTTCTGatctttaaaactaaataatagACCAACAAGAAATATATAATTGAATAGATTATGGGGGACAAGATTTTGGTATTCTATTTCAAATGTGCAGTCCATCTGAGCATATTTTATTTGGGATTTCACTTGTTCATTGATtaactcacactcacacactacacactgaacTTGTAATAATAGATTCATGGCTATTTTATCGAAACACAATTTTTTAATCGGATTTACGGGAAATTCAGAAGGTCACAATGTAcgctacacaaacacatactttATGAAGaccatagtaaaaaaaaaaaaaaaaaaaatgtgataaatgaATGTATATGCATATTACGTTTACTACGTATATTACGCTGTGAACATAGCTAAACTAAACTTTATTTATCTCAGTACTGTTGATTGTCTGACCTCCACAGTAAAGATGCTGCGTTCAATGACACTCACCCTGCACATCGTCTTCACGGCTACCGCCCTCTGACAGAGAACACAAGCGCCATAGCTCCGTGAAGCCATATCTTCGGTGCCTGAACGGTGACTTCTAATGTTTAAACGGCTTGAATTTTAACTTCCTCTCTTTAAAAAGCACAGAAGCACGTTAGGATTTTATACCAATCCTTCAACAAAATAAGTCCGACTATCGGTAAGGCGGAACCTTTAGTCCCGAAGTTCTGTTCCTCGCGTAAGAGCACAGACAGGAGTGCTCACTCTGCCCTTGTTTCCGGGTACGGTACAACATCTCCTGCAAATATTGTTGTGTTATTATAGTATAGACAAAGTTACGCATAAGCACAACATATTAAAAGCCAAGGCTAAAGTTGGTCTATATTTGTGAAGAACGTTGAACTTACTTTGAGTGTCACGCTCAACTTTATTTTAGGTTTTGCCAAagtgttgccatggtaacagaaACGGTTCAGGGTCACAAAAGGTTTGGTTTTAGACACGGAGTGATTCATCCAGATACTAAACGATCTTTAGCGGCACCGGCTAGGAAACAGTGCTGGGAAACTTTCCCGCGCCCTCTTTCTTGTATCACTGTCCCGTGACTGCTACTATCTTTACTGTACATACCTACTACTagctatttatttttcataaaccACCATGAGGCGTACAAGAAGTTCGAGAAGCAAAAGTCAGAGTGCACAAGAAACTAAAGAAGTCCAGTCAAAAACAGGTTGGTGCTTGTTACCATGGAAGGTTAGCTAGCTTGACAGGATAAGGTTAGCTAGCTGCTGTAACGTTATCGACGTCAGTTGAGGACATGTCTGGACTAGTGACTGGTCTGGACCTACGAACAGAGGACAGAAGAGAGCAGGGGAATACATGTTATGTATTTATGGTCCAGTAAAACCACTGTCAGCCATCATACCCACCACCGACCTGAAGGTGCCTAAGTGGCATTGTTTATGAATATCCCACATGCGTCCAGTTGCCAGTTGATAAGGTACAACTGGTTAGAACTGTTGCAGTAACGTTATAATTCAACAGCCTTCCAATAAATCCTAAAGGTTATAATGTTCAGAGTGGTGTTGATTCAACTCTATTGTTTGTTTAGATGCATTCCCATTCTGCAAGGACCTCTTCAAAATATATCCATATTAAATGCCAGATTTAATTTCAGTAACGTTACTCCCttaaaagcttttaaaaagcgAATTTTAGATATAAAAAAGAGCCATATAAATTAAGTCAACAATGACATAAAGTGCATTACCAATGTTAACTGTTCCGTTGTTTACTAAAATAATCTAGGGATAGAAAGGTAAACAAACGGAAATCTTGAGCCAACTGTCTGAAAAGAATTGTCATGTTTATTAACCTAATCAGTTCCGAACTTTTCAAATTGATGCAGTTGGACTTTGAATCTTACAGTaaattgaaaatgtttgttCCCTACTCCCAGTTGGCTAAGACTTTAAAATCGACTTTAAACTGTCAAAATAATGAGTCGAGTCAAGTTACCAGAACTGCTTTACATTGGTAATAAAGTATCAAGAACTTGACTCTCTGTATGTGTGATCAGTGTGGCAGTGGAAAGGAGATGAAGATCAGTGGGAACCATACTCGCCTTCAGCCTGCGCCTTGTTGGACTCGGCCTTCTCTTCAGGGAAAACGTCTGTCACTCTGTCTCTGGGCTCTGGGACGCCCTACGAAGTCGACCTGAAGAAGATGGTCCAGATTAATCCTCTCACCAAGTACAAGAGGAAGATTCGCTCTCAGACAGTAAAACCAGGTATTTGTTTGTGCGTTGTGCCACATCTGTCATTTAATTTCTGTCATCCCCTCTGCTTGAATTTTTGCTTTTAATTTCATGTTGATTTCTCTGTGTCTTAGAGTGTCCTGTAGCCAACAACAAAGAACAAATCCAACTCCTATATACTGTTgggttatttgattttcaccATTTAGTTAGCACTTATGCCGTTTTTGAAACCGCCTACTATAGacctcaacagtgtggttcttgaagtaaaaatcccattcatttcctccataaggattttgattatcaGTCATAATGTCTAGACTGCCCACGAGCTCTGAGGTTGTGAAGAGaaggtttctgctcctgtagaagtcataagtctgtatgaaatcaaccttgttttaagaaaaaaacatttttatttgcaatgtcatggagaagtactacactacccacaattcTAAGAGTAACAGCTGTTACCATGGAAGTGTTTTAGCCGAATGAAAGGTTTTATGGTCATGATTCATCTCGCAGCTGGTTGGCTTGGAtccaggcttaaaactctttatataagtCTTCAATGAAACGTCAATGGTGCAATTGAACAGGGCAAAACACTTCCGCAACCAGAGCTGTTAAAAAAGtgggcggtcactgttgagTATCTTATaaagtaaacaaacatttttcataaacaaaaaaattcaaAGCTCAATGAATTGTATTTTTCAATTCCAATAGTGGTATAAGTTTGTTTCTTTATTCCAGTGTTTTAAGAGCTAGTTTAAAGCAGCTAGCAGTAGCACTATCTACTAGCTAAACGCTGGTAAAATGTGCAAGTGGttgtagatttgcttcactcaccagccaaaaaacaaTGGTACTCCTCTTGAAACCAATTCAAACATTCACGAGCTGTTTGGCTGGTGGACATAAAGTTAAGTTTTGGACCCTGGTTTAAATGATAAGCCTGCCTAGCAtattgcaaaataaatgttCATACTGCATACTACTAATGCAATACGcagtagggctgtgtattggcaagaatctggcgatacgatacgtatcacaatacatgggtcacgattgcaatatatttcgatactgcgCGTAAGAGGCAATATATTGGGagtttttttaagtataattttagaaaaactaatataaaaaaaaaaagacatgattttcctaaaagtcaaagaagtttactttaggtacacagaaaatcaaactgttcacaggttcttagtgagctaatgtttatatgctaaagtaggccaaagttcagccatagctacactgttagcttctagcaaaaagtcaggcactgctaggaactgttaggcaaggacactagtggtgcgtctcagcatagccatctagtggtagggggttaaacacaacataaacgtcaACCACTGTcctacatgaatatttttgaaaatcgatattgcctttttgaaaattgatacagtattgcaaaataaaatattgcgatactcaagtgtatacatttttcttacacccctagtaTGCAGTAGTAACTACATACTGCACACTGTGTTCCACGCTAGTATGTAGTAGGCGGTTCCGAATACAGCCTTACTTTGTTTTAGGAAAAGCTTTATGTagtagttagtagtagtagtcataGTAGAAGTGTTATATgaattatttatgttttttcttcattttgtaattatgtatttaaaaaaaaaaatctgaattactgaagataattaaaatgtttctcctgttgtgttcttttgtTCAGAAAGTTTGAATGACGCTGCTGAGTTGACTGCTCAGAAGGAGAGGCCAGTTCAGgttaaagaggaagaggaggagacggAAAAGCAGCCTGCAGCTAAGAGGAAGAGAGGGCAGAGCAAGAGTCAGACAACAACGGAGAAAATGCccagagaagaaataaaaagtggAGGTAAGGTGGATTTTATCGTCATCTATGTTGTCTATGTAATACCATAAGAAAGTGCAATAGAATTTCCAAGTTGTCTGACCCACAAAGCGCAGTAGCTATGGCGACGTCATCAGGTGGTGTTTGTTCTTTCGAAGTATATTCAGATTAAAAGGACATGGTATTACCTGAACTTCATATGAAATGTCAGTTGACCACATTAATGGTTGATCTCTGATCGTTGGCTGTTTAACAGAGGTTGTGAGGACAGTTGTCATGAAGGGAAAAGCTCCGGTGGACGTTGAATGTAAAGCCAAACTTGGAAAGGTACAGTATCTGCTCAGTCCACGAGATATGAAACTCACCATCCACATGGTTCGTGCTTGTGGCTGGACACCTGTAGAAGACCTTTGCAAAGCACCGCTCCAGTTCCAGTTCCTTTTGTGAGCATGCCACATGTTTGTGGTTTATTACACAGAAGTGTGTGTTACTATTCTATTGAATGTCTGATCTCAAATCAAACCGGAATTTAAGTTTCAATCTTTTAAATGATTGTTGTACCCAGAGCAACTTCTTAGaaatatgcatttgtgtgcGCAGGTCAATCAAACATTTACACAGCAAATAGGCAATAGAGAGATAAGAAAATAACACTGTGGTTATTGATATTTACTAACAGTAATAATGTTCAGTGTAAGTTACTCAGGCTGAGTTTGGTTCTTGGAAATGAACATTTCATCAGTGCTATCACTGTTACATAAGAAAAATACCTAATAGGCTATGAATTTGTAAATCAAGTCATTTGAttaagtttattttgaacatcataacataaataagaatatgtacatttcagtaaaaGCAAGAAAAGCAAGAAAACCAAAATACTCCGCAGACAAATCATTCAAAATGATTGTTAATGGTTCAAAAGAGGATTTCCATGTTCAAAATTAGTAATCATACgtattttccttaaataaaacAGCCAAATTAGCACAAACAAGTAGAGCAGAAACGATtcaatctgcaactattttcataattgattccttattttattatttttcaaatgtcaaATTCGCCAGTTGCAGCTCCTCATGAATGAGGATTTACCGGTTGTTTTTTGTCAAATGTGatagtaaataaaatatgtCCTAATTCTGGACTGCTGGCCGAACATATCAAGCAGTTTCAGGACGTCACTTTGGATTCTTGGTAGTTGTGATGGTCAATAACTAATTCTCAGATTAATCTATGATGAGAATAATTGTTACCTGCAATCCTAAAATCTATAattttttgtttcttgtttATCTGTAGTGCTCATAGAGCATTTTACATCTTGTGCTGCAATGcccttgtttttttaacatgtgaAAATGCCCTTTGCACTTGTGTTTTGTAAAAACACTTTCTCAAATGATTGTTGTCTTAAAGGGgcactatgcagttttggcaatttcgTCGCTTTTTGCTGGCAGCTTTCTCTATTGAgcccccctacagcttcggaataaatatttggcagctcctatgtttacttgtgtctgactcctctttCAGTCAGCCtaccgtttcctctttctctgttcctccgacaatgctttccaaCCTTTCGGCTTCTTTTTTGCCGACTCAGCCAtcacgatagtgtgaaaaactacATTGCTACCTTTTTCTTATAGCtagtatgtgtgcagtgccgtgaagcaattcgttacatggcgagacctgatatcacgcgattCTCCCTGGCGCTGAGCCCGGCGGCTCGCCGGCCCAAAGTTGCAAgagtggtttttccgctcacaggtgCTAGGgggaagctgttcagttaaggtaaattaagctaaaagaactgcatagttcccctttaataaacagtataaaagTAAATGTGATGTTTACAGGAACAACATGTTTTCAGTGAATCAGGTACAGCTGCCTTCATTTATATTAGTAACTGCTTCATTTCTCTTTCAGGCTCATGTTTACAATGAAGGAAATGATGTTTACGACGTGATGCTAAATCAGGTAAAATATGTGATGACATTCAAAGATATCCTAAAATGTAAGCAGGGAATTGTCTTACACTCAAAGCtggaagtgtttttttattcaaaattcaAAAGCTGGAGGTTTTATTTCCATAGTGAGTAGTGCTAAAAAATGCACCAAAAAAATTGTTCTTGTGAATAGTTTAATAGATATTGTAATCACTGCGGTTTCAGGTACTGATGAATTAgaacaaaatgtatttgcaaTGTGGGACTCTGCATAGCTAGTAATGCAGCTCTGATGCTGTTTCTGACATGATATCGATAtcaaaaaacacaatcaaatgAAGGCTTTAAAATTGCATGAATTgaatttcctttttctttttttttcattttgatgtGTAAGAAAGTGAACTGGTTTTTAGGCTTGCTGTCTTATCTTGCAGACAAATCTtcagtttaacaacaacaaatactACCTGATCCAGCTGTTGGAAGACGACAACTCCAAGGCTTACAGTGTGTGGATGAGATGGGGCAGAGGTGAGGTTATGTGCCCCCCAtgattcatattcatattttatatagATGTTTGTATTTATGCAGGGAATCAACAAAAGCCTGCAGTTATGTAAACTAACtgattaaatatattttggtCTTCTTTAGTGGGGAAAGTGGGTCAAAGCAGTCTGACAGCCTTTGGTGTAGACCTGCTGAAAGCCAAAGATGTCTTCAAGAAAAAGTAAGATTGTGTACTTAGCACAACATATTTCCAGATTGTGTGAACATCTGAAAACGTTGCTTGTTTTGCCACAGGTTTTTAGACAAGACCAAGAATGAGTGGGAACACCGAGCGAGTTTTGAGAAAGTAGCTGGAAAATATGACATGGTGTTCGTGGACTACAGCACCAGTGAAAAGGCAAGGAACAAAGGCCAAGAACCAACGACTTGTGTATCTCCTCGATATCGTCTATCAATATGTATACTGATTTATTTCACTGTTGCAGGAGAAGAACCAGACAGCAGTGGATGTTGCACCCAAAAAGAGGCCCTCCAAGCTGGACGTGAGGCTCCAGTCACTCCTGGAGTTAATCTGTGACCTCAAAGCCATGGAGGAGTGTGTGCTGGAGATGAAGTTTGACACCCGGAAAGCCCCTCTTGGTCAGTTTGACAGAATCAAAATTAACAATGGAACAGAAATGGAATGGAATTTATTCTGTTATACTCTTTTATTTTCTAcaagggctgggcaatatatcaatatcaattgatatcgtgatatgagactagagattttagatattgtaatatcgtgatatgacataagtgttgtcttttactggtttaaaagggtgcattacagtaaagtgatgtacttttctgaacataccggactgttctagctgttttattatttgcctttacccacttagtcattatatccacattactgatgattatttatctcaaatcacattgtgtaaatattttgtgaaagcaccaattgtcaaccctataatatcTTCGCAATATGGCTATCGAGGCATTtgatcaaaaatattgtgatatttgattttctccatatcgcccagctctaatttcTACTCATAATATTCCTAGAATTCAACATAATtctttatagagcacatttagaATTTTAGAATTGATCTAAAGATGCAACAAAACAAGTTTTCAAAGTAATCATTTTCGCCACCTGACTGTATGAGTAGATTCAGCCGGTGACAAACaagtgacctttttttttattgtgattgttgtgtttcatatttcaaattcattgtttttctttccacCTGTAGGCAAGCTTACCTCAGAGCAGATCCGTGCAGGCTACACGGCACTGAAGAAAATTGAGGACTGTTTGAAGAAGAAGGGCAGCAGTCGCGACCTGCTGGAAGCATGCAACCAGTTCTACACCCGCATCCCTCATGACTTTGGGTAGGCAGTTTGTTAGGGGTGGGAAAAGAACCGATTCTTTTCCCcagaatagatttttttttttttttttaccaatggtTCACCTAAATATATTCTGTTTATATGGTACCCCtgacggcgactacatcatatccgtttccagcgAAACAGAGTGGAAGAAGAAAATAGAGAAAGTCCATGTTATGTTCTTTTTTACAAATGGAATAAATGTCAGaccgactgactgacatgtgatgtgcattcttcttagaaaacaattagatTTTACAAATTTCTCATGATGAATTGTCtttagaagtgtattattcaactatctaatcgcaatacttctagaaacgaattaaatgaaaatcgcaatacaaatcacATTGGCAACCATGTATCGTcaaagaatcgaatcgggacaaaagcgtATCGTCTCAGCCCTACAACATGTGCGTAGCTGTGCAGTCACAGAGATGCCCTAATGCTGTTGAGAAATGAATGTCTGAATGATGACAGGGAAACATTTTTGCATTGATCTGTCTTGCTGTGACTAAAAGATGTAATTCTCCAGGTTGAAAACTCCTCCAATCATTTGTACAGAAGATGAGCTGAAGGAAAAAATTGCACTGTTGGAGGTAAAGAGGTTCTCCATTGATTGAGAGATTTGAAATTAATCAACTTGGTCTACAATTATTCTGTTTTATGTCTTCACTTGAATCTGTCATCCATACTATAatatctatatttatatttcaggCTCTGAGTGACATTCAGATAGCAGTGAAAATGGTTCAATACAGTGAAGACAGTGACGAACATCCTCTGGACAGACAGTACAGCTCCCTCCGGTGCCGAATGCAGCCTCTGGCCTCCAGCAGCCATGAGTACACGGTCGGTGTTTTGCCTCTCATAGCTGTTATAATGATACAGGTCAAGGTTTAGCAGCCTGGACTAATACACTGCTGTTACGTTCATGGATGCCAgatgtacactaccggtcaaaagtttggggtcacttagaaatttccattccagacagaataccagcagagatcagttgcattgttttttttaatcagggcagcagttttcagattacattatgtgcttacataattgcaaaatggttctcgactgttgtagacagaagtggctgaagaaatgcttgaaattcatgttttttggtctaaacgtcatacccaaattaaaagtggtacagctcccatatactttgacacttaggggtgtgcctgatatcattggaaaggaaacattctgaagttgtgtcagggtgattctaggccttactgacacagagttacagaggctagaatggagatttttatttctgtccaagttataaatctgtaaaattattaaaatacactgctgtaaacacatctgacaggtgacagacaacacagcattagccacgcctcagcttactacagaaaaaaattcagaagctaaaagactcaaaaatggattttatatgaattcttttctacaaatgtgtctgtgcttttttatttctatttgaaaagtgcaaataaaaaagccaaaaaaactacaaaatacaacacttctcaaatacacatacaaacccacatcaatcacctttccaatgatatcaggcacacccctgagtgtcaaagtatgtgggagctgtaccacttttaatttgggtatgacgtttagaccaaaaagcatgaatttcaagtgtttcttcagccacttctttctacaacagtcgagaacccttttgcaattatgtaagcaaataatgtaatctgaaaactgctgttctgattaaaaaaaacaatacaactgatctcagcaggtattgtgtctggaatggagtggaatggaaatttctaagtgaccccaaacttttgaccggtaatGTATGTGGTGCATTAATTATTTAACCAAGTCACTGAAACTGTATCATAACAGTCAAATCAAAAAAGCCAGGAGTGATGGGTGCAAGGATTTTCATTAGTATTCCAAAACCAAGTCAATAGGCGGATCTATTTGTTTTTGCTCAGTCAAATTGTACCAATAAGCTCAAATCATCCAAGGCACCAAATATATTCCACATATGAACAAAAAAACTTTAGTGAAATTGAAGTATCGATCTtgtattatataaattgcacatcataattaaactttttagtactataataatacaattaattgcTTTTTCAAtaacaattgaagtgagatgaacaaacagagaaattaatctttttagataaaacagatgttgattAAGTTTTCCTTAATTTGGAGTtggaaaaaagcaaataaattgcagaatatcgcaatgtgtttaaaatcgcaataatattgtatcgtgataatatcgtatcgtgataatatcgtatcatgaTAACATCGTATCGTGGGGCCTCTGGTGAGGCCTTTCTGTAGCAACTTCAAACCATCATACAGGGAGGGATCCACTTTAGTAGGAGCAGAAGGATGCCATTTTTCACTGACAGCGGCCCTAATAGACCTGAATGCACTGCAGccacaaggcaaggcaaggcaaggcagctttatttatatagcacatttcagcaacagggcaattcaaagtgctttacataaaacattaaagagcagttagaaaacaattaaaaaacaataataaacaacttaaaaacattaaaagacaagaataaaataataaataaataaaaacaagacgTATTAAGATTTCAATCACTCCTGTGGCTGCAGACCTTTACAAAGGAATTGGTTACTAATTGGATAGACCGAAATAGTAAACCAAATTACACTTAAGCTGCAATAACCTGAATATGGTTTATGTGGCCAGTGTTGTTTCCTTATAAACTTTCCTCTTCTCTGTGTAAAGGTGATAGAAAAGTATCTACAGTCCACCCACGCCCCCACCCATCGTGACTACACCATGACTGTGCTTGACATCTTCTCAGTGGACCGAGACGGGGAGAGTAACAACTTCCTCTCACAGATGCACAACAGGTAAGTGGGCTTTGATAAACACCATTACTGGTTCTTCTTGCCTCAGACGGCATACCATATGTGCTGTGCTGCTTTGCAATCTGCATTGCTACAAAGTTCCATATGTTCATTTCATATAGCCcactatgtatgtgtgtgtctgctctgtCTTCCAGGAATCTGTTGTGGCACGGTTCCCGCCTTACTAACTATGTCGGTATCCTTAGTCAGGGGCTCCGAGTGGCCCCACCTGAAGCTCCCGTCACTGGTTACATGGTAGGATGGAGGGACAGAAAGATTCCTGCAGATACTGTTTTTCACTTGATGTTTGTCTCAACCCCCATggcatggcatgaaaatgtcactatATTATTCAACAGATGATGATTGTGCTTAACATTTTGGAATTAAATTATTAACTAGTCTATATTTTTGAATACAGTGCCATATTTCTTATTCCAGTGATAATAATTCCCCTGATTCTCTGTTATCTAGTTTGGAAAAGGTATCTACTTTGCTGACATGTCATCAAAGAGTGGCAACTACTGCTTTGCCAACCAGAACAACAATGTGGGACTGCTGCTACTTTGTGAGGTGAGCTGATTCACTATTTTACGTGGCCAGAGTCAATGAGGTAGTAGTGCACATCACATCCTATTTTTAGAACCGGTGCACAGGAACAACAGATTCAATGGGTGGAAAACGTATCAGATCCCaaatacagtggtgtgaaaaagtgtttgcccccttcctcatttcctgttcctttgcatgtgtgtcacacttaagtgtttcggaacatcaaaccaatttaaacaaaagtcaaggacaacacaagtaaacacaaaatgcaatttgtaaatgaaggtgtttattattaaaggagaaaaaaaatccaaaccatcatggccctgtgtgaaaaagtgattgccccccttgttaaa
It encodes the following:
- the parp2 gene encoding poly [ADP-ribose] polymerase 2 isoform X2; its protein translation is MRRTRSSRSKSQSAQETKEVQSKTVWQWKGDEDQWEPYSPSACALLDSAFSSGKTSVTLSLGSGTPYEVDLKKMVQINPLTKYKRKIRSQTVKPESLNDAAELTAQKERPVQVKEEEEETEKQPAAKRKRGQSKSQTTTEKMPREEIKSGEVVRTVVMKGKAPVDVECKAKLGKAHVYNEGNDVYDVMLNQTNLQFNNNKYYLIQLLEDDNSKAYSVWMRWGRVGKVGQSSLTAFGVDLLKAKDVFKKKFLDKTKNEWEHRASFEKVAGKYDMVFVDYSTSEKEKNQTAVDVAPKKRPSKLDVRLQSLLELICDLKAMEECVLEMKFDTRKAPLGKLTSEQIRAGYTALKKIEDCLKKKGSSRDLLEACNQFYTRIPHDFGLKTPPIICTEDELKEKIALLEALSDIQIAVKMVQYSEDSDEHPLDRQYSSLRCRMQPLASSSHEYTVIEKYLQSTHAPTHRDYTMTVLDIFSVDRDGESNNFLSQMHNRNLLWHGSRLTNYVGILSQGLRVAPPEAPVTGYMFGKGIYFADMSSKSGNYCFANQNNNVGLLLLCEVALGDCNELLDADYEASNLPAGKHSTKGLGQTGPDPKKLCQSGWCDRADGAGGEDGGGSKQLLLPPVQRVHRLQPCPDSHEVEEDEDNVQVEHESSVDVFLWIQTVAHHPHHQLTVDHQELKGGRGGGGGRVRTGPTMFQG
- the parp2 gene encoding poly [ADP-ribose] polymerase 2 isoform X1, which gives rise to MRRTRSSRSKSQSAQETKEVQSKTVWQWKGDEDQWEPYSPSACALLDSAFSSGKTSVTLSLGSGTPYEVDLKKMVQINPLTKYKRKIRSQTVKPESLNDAAELTAQKERPVQVKEEEEETEKQPAAKRKRGQSKSQTTTEKMPREEIKSGEVVRTVVMKGKAPVDVECKAKLGKAHVYNEGNDVYDVMLNQTNLQFNNNKYYLIQLLEDDNSKAYSVWMRWGRVGKVGQSSLTAFGVDLLKAKDVFKKKFLDKTKNEWEHRASFEKVAGKYDMVFVDYSTSEKEKNQTAVDVAPKKRPSKLDVRLQSLLELICDLKAMEECVLEMKFDTRKAPLGKLTSEQIRAGYTALKKIEDCLKKKGSSRDLLEACNQFYTRIPHDFGLKTPPIICTEDELKEKIALLEALSDIQIAVKMVQYSEDSDEHPLDRQYSSLRCRMQPLASSSHEYTVIEKYLQSTHAPTHRDYTMTVLDIFSVDRDGESNNFLSQMHNRNLLWHGSRLTNYVGILSQGLRVAPPEAPVTGYMFGKGIYFADMSSKSGNYCFANQNNNVGLLLLCEVALGDCNELLDADYEASNLPAGKHSTKGLGQTGPDPKKLCQSGWCDRADGAGGEDGGGSKQLLLPPVQRVHRLQPCPDSHEQVEEDEDNVQVEHESSVDVFLWIQTVAHHPHHQLTVDHQELKGGRGGGGGRVRTGPTMFQG